TTCCCTCGGATGGTTAAGAATTTCAGTTGGCTACAGAAAATGGCCAAGTTTCGTCCCATTAGAATCCGCATTGAATTGGTTTAGGTGTACTTGCAATGAACACTTGTAATAATACATTTAACTCATCAGTAGGATCAATGGTTGATCGACCATAGCCAAAACTGTAGCAAAAGACTTCAAGATACCAAATTAATTAGCTTAATGAGTACACATTCAAGTAGGAATTGCTTCAGGGGGTTGCCTCAATACACAACACTTGAGaatatggcttgagaggtttaattTGACCCAACACCAGGACCTGGTTTTGTCACTACGAAATATCATAATATCATACTGTCAAAGATTCCGACTCTTCGGATGTAAATAGACAACACCAAGCACCTGCTCAAACAAGTCTAACTTACATCTTAAATTCCGTAAAGAAAAATTCTTCTGCAGCATCACAAGGGCAGAGCTAGTGTGTAGATTATAGGTTCGGTATAACCAGTAGCTTTGATCCAAACcctgtatttgtcttaagaaattcattgaatatgtacaaaatatTAGTTTGGAACCCATAACTTAAAAAGAACTAGAATCTCAAGCCTATAAACTTCAAATCATAATCATGACTTCGCCTCTAATCACAGCACATTAGCCTCAGTTACTGGAGAACAGTTTAAGGGATATTTTCAGTTGGCTCTCATATTCATTCTTATTTGCCATAGCAAATAAGAAGAGAAGAGCATTTTATCAAACTGGTTCGCTGTACATGTTAGGAAACACATCTATACAAGTGTAACATTGTTGCTTAACATGTGACAAAATATGTACAAAAACTATCCTGCATTCCACATGGTGCTCAAGCACAGGCATCCAACAGACGCGATCATTTACACTTGAAGGGCAAGCATCTGAAAAGCGGTATTTACCAGCGGCAAATTCCAGGTGCCTCCGTTCGCAAAAGGGAAACCATCTCTTCGTACTTGGAAGCATATACAAAGCCCCATAACTGCATGGCACATGATAAATGTATATTGCACTCTTAAAGTTAAATTTCATATAGCTAAGTGCAAACAAACTGCCCTGTGACAGGCTGACACACACATGCATTTACATATACAGACAGAGACAAGGCAGGCCACAACCCGCACACGTATGCAAACACAAACACACACAGAGATACAGTTGTGAGTCTACCTCAACTTCCTTAACTTCAAAGTCTTCAGTGTGTGCCAAACAAGAATTTCCATACGTTTCTGATGTTGCACTTGAACCTGTTAGCCTGAAAAAGTCGACTTGAATTAATCCCAAATAAGTTGGAATCATCAGATTTGATTTCATAGTAAATATATTAAGTCAAAAAGGTGAGGTtcatgacgatgatgatgatagtTTCCACCTTAAGTTCATTGAGAAGGttaatatttcaaattttgaCATGACAACAAAAATTTGGATGGACAAAGAAGATAACTCCCAAGAGGCTGTGGGGCATTCGATAATCCTCTTTTTTCTCCCTTTATTGGAGGACATTATGATACTAAGTGAGAAGTGGTGAAAAGTCATACAAACATAATTCAACAGTAGATTCAATAAGTTGAAACATACATAGCCAACACAATCTTTTGGCTAGCTTTTTTGGTGCAACCTGGCTTTTGTTAAAGATATAGTTCCATATTAGATATGATGGGGGCCTTGCACAATTTGCAACGCACTATCTTAGTGTTGTTACACCATTTATTAGATTTCATCTTTACTTATTAAAAAACATAAAGCAATGAAATCAGGAGCAAAAGAAAGGAGAAAGAAATCTTACAGATCCCCATCTAAGTAGAGAGCAAAATGACCACCACCTCCCAAAGCCAAATACTCGGTGGAGCAGACAGTGAAATAGCGATTGACACCTACTTAGGCACCAGTATCAGTTTCATTAGAATTGATTTGAATTCTAAACAGTCCTAAGGCTGAAACATATCCATAAAAAGCAAAAGGAAATGAACAATAAGAGTCAAAAACAGAAACAGTTCGGGATCGTTTGGTTTGTGAACAAGTTATACTGAGATTATAATACGGGGTTTAAATTAAATCATGACAGGATTATTTATTGGATATACTTTTATTGGTAGATATTTGGATCATTAAAAGTATATCCAATAAATAATTTGGACCAACAGTAAAGTTGTCTCTGTGTGAccttataggtcacgggttcgagccgtggaagcagccactaataTTTACATTAGggtaggttgtctacatcacaccccccGGGGTGCGGGCTCACCTTTTCTTATTTGGATCGTTGGACTAAAAATGGTATATGCGGGTATAATATATATCATGTCATACTACACTAGATAGACTTGGATAAACTTTTATCTCCAATTTTAACCTTGGCTTTCTTAAAAGACTTAGAGAGAAGAGTTCTCGAGAAGAGTGTCATTTTTTGGTTTGTCTCTGGGTATCAGTAATCCCGAGATTGTTATCCCACATAAAGTGTGGTATAAAAATAATACCACAATTGTGGTACAAAAAATCCCGGGATTACTTGTACCGAAATAAAAAACTCAACCAACGCGGGATAAATGATCCCACATTTTTCCACGGGATTATTATCCCCTATCCTCTCGTTCCAGTCATGCGACTCATGCCAGGATTGGGACAGTCGTGGTTTCGTAGAGAAAAATATGACTAATTTCTGGAAAATAGTAAAAAGATTGTTACATCTTTAGTATACACCACGAATACAATATTTCATAGCTTGTATGCTTATGTTTTCATCATCACAAATGACAGTAAATCATGTAACCAATGGATTGAAAATGTTTCAACCCCATGCTCTCCCACAAATGGACCACTATTTTGATTCTCCTTTCGATCATCAATTTCACAAACAACAAAAGATAATGAGATGCTGAACAATCCACTCCCATCCCAATgtattaattaaatttatacaGGACAGCAAACAAAAACCAAAAATGGAAATTTGTTCTCCAACATGAAATGTCTGGTAAAAATATAAGGAAAAAAGAGATACCTGTGGGTCGAAATATAACAGGTTGGCCAGATACATTTGAGAAAACAAATGAATTATTTGTACCCTGCCAAATACCACAatcaaaataaagaagaaaaatggaaacTCAAACACAAAGCGACATGTTTTGAGTTTTCAGCTAAGAATTACCTGATATCTTCTCTTAGTTGTTGCCCTTAAAGGTGCATCAACTAGGCCACCAAATACAGCACCGTTACGATCCCCCACAACCTATAAGATATGGACGACATGAGAGAGACACAACTAGCGTCTCATACCAGATTTAATAATCTCAAGTCTGACGTCTTAATGACTACATCCACAATTCACAGTGACAGAAAAGAAAAAGACACCAGACACAGGAATGATTTTAACTTCAATAATGCAAAAAGAGATGGAGCGCTCAGACTCATACAAAAAGAGCAACCAGCTAGAATCAAAAACTAAAGTGAAAATTTTACCGCCCTTTGACTTCAAAAATGGCACACAGCGAACTTCAGAGGCGTTTCCAGCTCATGATCAAtcttttatatttttcaaaacaatAACGCCTAACCCAGAAATCTTGAGTTCCAAAAATATCAGAAGGAATAAATTACCAAATTATGAGTTTATCAGCCAAGAGAGGCATTACTTAGGTCTTGTTATGAAACAAGGACACACCTCGTCTTTTCAGTGAAAATATAAATCTAGCTGACCTCCCTGAAATTGGAAGGATTACTTGGTTTTTGAAAATATAATTTGGACTGTGACAGCAACACTAATAATTTAGGGCATAAAAAGATAACAGGACCCACGTAATCAACAACTGTTCAAAATGTAAACAAAACTATTTTCCAATATGTTACTCCTGGTACATACGCCTTTATAAGCATATAAATATCTCTTAACATAATTACCAGCAGACTGATGCCATGCCAGAGTAGGCTTCTCCTATATAACGTTGAGAGTGATATTCCATTCCTCCATGTACTGACAAAATAGAAACGAGAAGTTAAAGTGGAAAGTAGAAGAGAAAATAAACATATAGATGCTGCTGAGAAAGGAATTCAAATTTAATTCAACTTATGATCCCCTGCCTGTATAACAAGACCCACTTCCTGTCCTGCACAAGCACCGGCAATGCAGCATAAagagtgcttctagccttctcaGAGAGGAGCATTGAAGGCTCAGAAGTTTCCGGAAGTTTGCTCGGAGGAAGTTTCTGATTCATATCTTCCAAAGGTATCTGATCATCAACTTTGGAATTACTTCCATCATCAAACACCATCTCAGAACTGCCCTTTGCAGAACCCTGATTTCTAAAGCCGCCTAGTCTAGCGACTCCGTGAAACGCTCTACCGAGGGACTGTTTACCTCTGGAAAGTATACTTTTTCTTCTGCTAGGTTCCTTCATTATAGGTTCAGGTGTTGACTCGTCTTGCTTGCCACTAATGTTAGACTTACCATCAGATCCTGTGGTCGACAGCAGAGAATATAGAAATGCGGTGAaagaagatgtatcaggaccatCAACTAAATCCTTGGCATCTTCCTCTGCATATGAATCATGCTTACTTCCCTCTGAATCAGATCCATCTTCCTAAAGAAACATAAGAATTAGTATTAGCATACTCTTTTAAATTAACATGGGAAATATTACAAACCTCTTCGTTGTGAGTTACTGCATACCAAGTTATACAACAACAAATACGCCCGAGTCACAAACAAGATGGAGGTCGGCTATACCATGTTACTCCATTTAAACTCATATTGAATTCCAAATTATATGCCCCAATATTTATACTGTTATCTACGCTGCATTATTCGTCTAAAATAACAGGTAGTGAATACTAAAAAGTGCTTATGATGCTGCAATCCTAGTCATATCTTGTACTTCTCTAACCCTAGATGACCTAACGATTACCTTATGGTGGAAAAATCAACGAGCGGCAAACTGAACTGAATCCCTCTGAAAACCAACAAAAAGAGTTCAACTTATATATACTGACAGTATAAAGAAATGCTTACACTATCAGGTCATTCGAAAGATATTTCCAGATAACCCTCCATAAAAAGATGGAATTTGTAATCTTGAAAATTAGGCAGATTACCAAGGTAAAAGTGACCTGATAGTGTAAAGACGGTTGGTGGATATTAGTTAAACTCCAACAAGAATATATAAGAAAAGAAAACTCACTTGAGTTAACTCtgattagaaaaaaaaaaaatcagcaaTTACCCAGTTCAGCTAAAGATTCCAGATTATCTTTTACACAGACCCAAAGCATAAATCTCAGATTGAATAGTTAATAGGTGAAAATTAAAATTACTACTGTAGTAAGCAGTAACCAGAATGTTTCTCCAAAATTGCAatttagcaaaaaaaaaaaaaaaaaaatagctcaAGAATTAGGCGGAGCACAACTACGCAACAATCAATAGTCAACCTAAATCTTTACTGCTGATCAATTTCCAATTGGGTATTCAAGAGCTGAAAATTATCACCAATAAAGAAAATTATTAACCTCAGAAAAGAAAGCATTAATTAATATCACATGAAATTTCGAATTTGAAGAATCCCAAAAATAATTAAACTTACGGGTAGAGGAGGTGGACGGGGCTTTAAGGGTTTATCAGAAATGGGGTTGAGAATAACAGTGGCAACATCTGATACAAAGTGTGCTGCTTTACTCCTTAATGAACTCTTCTTCTTATGCTGCTGTTCCTGAACAAGATTCTCTtgattttcctcttctttgtttTCACTACCCATTATTAATCTTATTTATTAAAGCTTTGGTATTTCTCCTTTTGATGACAAGAAATTCCACTATGCTTTTTTGGGTTTGTGATGCTGCTCTAATATCCCATATTTTTCAATACCTTCAAAGGCAAAAAGACTTCAGAATAtaccctttttattttcttttaaaaagaaaaaaaaacaaaaaggaaagtgGGTGGAATATTAGGAGAAAACGGGAGAAAGTAGAAAAAGAGTGCGTTGGAAGGGACTTTTCTTTCTCATCAGTGGTTAGACATGGATAATCATCAACCTTCTCACCATGCTTTTGTTTCTGTAAAATATCAAAtagtatttaaaataaattaagaaaCCTATTTTCAAAGGACTCTGTGGCCCAATGGATAAGGCGCTGGTCTAcgaaaccagagattctgggttcgatccccagcagagtcgaatatatatctttttttcatttttgtagTGTTTCCAAAGACACTACAATAATTTCGTAAGTAAAGCACAGCTGAATGCAACAATTTGGCAATGCAGTCATCAAATTAGAGCTCAAAAACAGTGGAAATATTTATCGTGAAATTTGATTACTTAACAATTGTCTAATGACTAATAGTGATCTTTTTGCAATCAAATCTTTGAAGTTGTACACGATATTTCACAATTGTTCTTGAAAAAGAAGCTCTTTGTTAGCCTGCCGATTTGATTGCTCAAACATTTTTCACTTGTCATGATTCTTTATATTCAGACTTCGCTTCCCTTTGTACTTACTGTTGCTCATCTAGGTCAGCATACACAGATGCCAATTGTTCTATTGTTTCAATAAATTAACTGCACTATCCAAACTAACTTATATGAATCTCCAGAGGATATTTTATGATTAGCTCTATGCTGACTGTGTCAACCTACCACAACTCTTTTCTTTATCTGGAGTTTGGACTGGTTATGCTTTAACTCACATAGGCAACTTTAGTTACTCTATTATTTATGATGAACGATATAACTAATGGAATTCTGAACTAGATAGAATGTGTCAGCTGCAAATGGAAACAATTGACTTTGAGAACTAGCTAGGTTCCTAGGCTGCCGTAATTAATTTTTCCGATAAAGGGTGTTCAGTatatgttatatacctctaaaacgtaatattttacctatTTATATAGTGCAAGTTTTCGACGAAGGGTGGTCAGTTATGATCATGTGGCTTCGCCACCGGTTTATTGGTTAATACATGAAAATTTACAAACCTTGGTCCTGAAACCCATAAAACACGAAAAGCTTTCACTAGACAGAAAGCAGTTGAAATTTTGCATGAACGCTATATGTTAACATAAAAGCAGCTTGATGTCATGATTTACCTACTAGTATGGTTGTACTAATCTCCAGATTTCAACTTTGCCATAGGAAAAAATATCAATGTCACTCAATTCCAAATTTCAGCTTTGCCCTTCTCAATGAGCCAGGAGGAACATCTCCCTTGACGGCTTGAAGTCATTGCCAGTCAAGTTTCTGTGCTTTGCTACTTAAGTCAAAGCTGACTTTCCCATTTGCAACATGCTAGTACAATGTAGGGAGTAATAAATAGACAAGACGTCATTTCACTAGCTAGTTTTCTGATTGTGTAACATGCATGTTCAAACTGCTCTTTTCAATCATTGTGAAAAAACTGCAGTTACTTGAACAAAAATCCTCTGCCAGTCAATAGAATTTTCATAACTGGGAAGAAAAATAGAATCTCCACAATAATATCACCATAGTCTATATGACCCATGAAAATCTGTTACTCTCGTTATCTAAGTAGAGGTTGAAATTATTTTccaacaaaatatataataaagATTTCAACTTTTgcagaattaattttttttttttaaatttcttgtGTAAAGGAACTAGATAGATGCACTACAGTGCATTAATGCTGAGTTGGACACTAGCTGAGGCCAGCTGTACATTGTAGTTAGTTGGTTGATAATTTAGTCGGTTAGAAAGTTGTATATATTGTTAGCTACAGTAGCTATTTAGAATTAAGCTTCATTCTGTAATTGCATGTAGATCAGATCAATCTAGAAGCTATCGATTTCTCCTTGCTCTGTCTTCATTCTTCTTCTGCTCTTAATCTCTTCGATCATGGCTGAGAATCAGCCaacttaacatggtatcagagctaacTAGCTACTGAATTGAGGGATTTTTCACAGAACTGACAGTGAAAAACGAGGAATTTAGAGATAGTGTAGCAAGCAAACCCTTTTTTCGAATCCAATGGCGATTGAGGACACAATTACTGAAAACATGAGTGATACTTTAAGCGGAGTCACTGGTGGTAGCTCGATGGTGATTGACCACAATTATCCTTTATTCATTGGTGTCGGCGACACTTCTGGAGCCGTTCAGATCGGAATTCAGCTGGTCTGAATGGAGAAACTACTCGTTGTGGAGTCGAGCCATGAAAGTAGCTTTACTAGTGAAGAACAAGCTAGGTTTCATAGATGGCTCAGTGCGACGAGAAGATTACAGAGGAGATCTGGTGAAATAGTGGGATCGCTGTAATGCAATGGTGATTTCGTGGCTTACCAGCAATGTAAGTGCAAATTTACTCAGCGGAATTCTCTATAGTTCAAATGCATTTTGTGTCTAGAATGACCTTCAGGAGAGATTTGACAAAGTTAACCTGACGAGAATCTATCATTTGCTTCGGGCAATTTGTACACTAACACAAGGTGTTTCACATATTTTTGTTTACTACTCAAAAATGAAAGACTTTTGGGACGAAATGGATTCAATTATTGCTTTTCTTTCTTGTAATTATGATGAATCTAAAGATTATGTGGTTCATCTTACTGCAGTTACTAATGGGACGTAATGACTACTATAGTCAAACAATGAATCAAATCCTTATGATGATACCAACTCCTAGTGTAAATCAAGCATATGCTATGCTAGTGCAAGATGAGAGTCAGAAAGCTACTTCTGGAATGCTAAATTTG
This sequence is a window from Nicotiana tomentosiformis chromosome 5, ASM39032v3, whole genome shotgun sequence. Protein-coding genes within it:
- the LOC104116812 gene encoding oxidation resistance protein 1, which codes for MGSENKEEENQENLVQEQQHKKKSSLRSKAAHFVSDVATVILNPISDKPLKPRPPPLPEDGSDSEGSKHDSYAEEDAKDLVDGPDTSSFTAFLYSLLSTTGSDGKSNISGKQDESTPEPIMKEPSRRKSILSRGKQSLGRAFHGVARLGGFRNQGSAKGSSEMVFDDGSNSKVDDQIPLEDMNQKLPPSKLPETSEPSMLLSEKARSTLYAALPVLVQDRKWVLLYSTWRNGISLSTLYRRSLLWHGISLLVVGDRNGAVFGGLVDAPLRATTKRRYQGTNNSFVFSNVSGQPVIFRPTGVNRYFTVCSTEYLALGGGGHFALYLDGDLLTGSSATSETYGNSCLAHTEDFEVKEVELWGFVYASKYEEMVSLLRTEAPGICRW